The stretch of DNA CGGTCGCGGGAAGGTCGGTGTCAGAGGTGATCCGGTCGACGCTCCGACTGACGCGGGCGTTGTCGATCAGGTCGAGTTTCTTGATGCTGCCGGAGAGCCCGACCGGCGTGATGGTGCCGTCGAACCTGAGGTCGAAACTTACCGGACGCTCGAAGGCCGCTTCGACGTCGAGGGGCGTGGACGAGAGGGCGATCTCCTGGATCTCTCCTCTGACCACCTCGACACCGGCCGAACCCCTGATCGTCTGCGCCCTGATCCCGACGATATCCTCGATTGAGAGCCCCTGTGCCACCCAGACCCGTGGGGCGTCCGGGTCGGCGGTCATCAGGGGGCCGGCCGAGACGGCAGGGTAACCGTAACTCCCCACGAAGACGGAGGGGGCCCTGCCCATGTAACTGGCGCCCCGGGCGGCGGTGCGCACCTGGGCGTGGAACCTGTTCATGATCGGGCATTTCGGGAGCCCGCAGAGGAGTTTTCCCTTGCATTCGGCACACTGCATCATGGTTCTTCACCTGAGATCGAGGGCAGGACGGACCGAATTTCCCATCGTCTCCAGTACGTTATCGACCCAGCAGGACCAATCCGTCTCCCGGTCTGGAATCATCCCCGCGATCGTGAGGCCGATCTCGTCGTCTCGCCCGGCGATCGCCTCCAGGACGAGTGATCCCGGGGGAAAGGTCCCGCCAACCACACCGTCGGGGTCTCCGTCGGTGACGCCCAGGACCGGGATGCCGAGGTGGCCGGCGATATGCCCGGCGACGGTGGTGGTGTCGTCGCCGATCGCCAGGACGCCGCAGGTGGCCGGTGTCACCAGGTCATAGAAGCGGTGGGCGCAGTGGTCGAGGAGGACGACCCTGCCGCTCTTTCCCGGGACGGTCACCTGCGCCGGGGCCTTCTGCCTGATATGGCCGCTCTTGCACCATGCGGCGGCGAGATCGATCCGGCCGGTCCGGTGGAGTTTTTCGAGGCCGTGGGGCTTGACGTCGAGCCCTGATACTGCCTCGACCTCTCCTCCGGCATCGCGGAGGAGGACCTCTGCCGCCGTCGCCCTGCCGATCACGATCCCGTTCACGCAGACCGGTTCGCCGGGCAGGCACCCGCGGATCGTCCGGACAGCCTCGCGGGGCCGGGCTGCCGCCGTGGCCGTGACCCTGTCGTAGCCGAGCGCCCGGGCCAGGTCTCCGGCAAGCGCCCGATCGCCGCCGTTCCAGCAGAAAACCGTTTCAGAGGAGCATTCGACATGGACCGGGCCACCCTTTAGCCTCCCGGCCACGATCTCGCCGAAGACCATTCCCGACTCGGGCGTCTTCCCCCGGTTGAGGAGGAAGGCGGGCCCGGTGAGGTGGGCGAAGACCATGCTCGGGGGGACGCCGCAATATTCGCAGGCGACCCCCGACTCTTCGGCTGCGGTCCGTCCCATCACTCCCGAGACAAGGACCCGGCACGGTCCGAGAGCATCCAGCAGGCGACCTACGTCTCCCCTGTCGAAGGGTTCGGGGCCGTGGACGACCATGACGGGCCTGTCACCTGATATCATTCTGATCCTTTCCGCTCTGAAGGGAGAAAAAGCGTGGCGATGGGGATGGGTCCCCGTGGAAATACCTCCCTTCGCCGGTGGAGAGCGTCCCCCTGACCCTTCGCCATCCATTTTCCCCCTGGATCTCCGCCAGGATCAGGTCGGTGTAGGCATTCGAGGACCACCCGAGCAGCCACCACTCGTTCGACCCCGAGAACCTGATGGATAGGGTGAGGTTTGCCGTTGCGGGGGCGTCGCAGGAGAGATACAGCGGACAGTCATAGGTGTACCTCCTCCCGTCCGCCGCCGGCGTGAGGTTCCCCTTCGGGGCGAGCACCGGTTCGGTATCGAGGGGGTGCTTCGTGTCGATCGGCCCTGCGTCCAGGTCGGCTGTATAATACGTGCTGCCTCCATCCACCGTCGCCCCGAACGAATAGGGGAGGAGGATAGGTGTGGCGTCTGAATATGCGGACGAATACGTGACCTTCACCGCCCCGGCGGGCTCCTCCCCGGCGGTGACGGCGATCGGGAGGGGTGCATAGATGGGGGTAATATTAGCTGCGGCGACCACCAGCATCGGCGTGCCGTTCTGGCGGCGCACCGAGAGGTTCCAGTCGTCAGGGACGCCATAGCCCCCGCTCTCGCTCAGGATCTCGCCGATGGCCGAGGTGTCGTTATGCACCGGCAGGGGAATGATCAGGGTGACGTTTCTGAGGACGGCGTCGGTGGTGAGGGAGACATCGTAGCGATAGGTGCCGGCGATCTCGGTGTTTCCCTCCTGCGGCGTCGCCGCCTGATAGAAGAGCACCGCACCGGCGAGGAGCAGTACGAGGACGATAGCCGCAAGCCCTCCGAGGGCATATGCGATGATCTTCGTCCACCTCTTCATCGGCCTGCTCCTGGTCTATGCACCATTCCCGGGAACGCCGCTGGCGTCCTCCTCACCTCTTTCTTCCGGTCAGTTCTCCCCGGACGCCGCCTGCTCTCTGCACCAGGCAATGCCATGTTGTCCCGATCAGGTCCTCGCGCCCGGCCGCCTTCAGCCCCTCGATGACGAGGCTGCGGTTTTTCGGATCGCGATACTGGAGGAGCGCCCGCTGTATCTGCTTTTCCCTCCCCTTCGGGACATGGACCGGTTCCATGGTGGCGGGGTCGATGCCGGTGGCGTACATGCAGGTGGACCGCGTCATCGGCGTCGGGGTGAAGTCCTGCACCTGCTCGGTGTACAGGCGGTTGTCCCTGATGTATTCGGCGAGTTCGACGGCGTCGGCAAGGGTGCAGCCCGGGTGGCCGGAGATGAAGTACGGGAGGATGTACTGCTCTTTTCCGGCGGTGCGGGTCGTTTCTGCATACCGCTCC from Methanofollis liminatans DSM 4140 encodes:
- a CDS encoding DUF2117 domain-containing protein codes for the protein MISGDRPVMVVHGPEPFDRGDVGRLLDALGPCRVLVSGVMGRTAAEESGVACEYCGVPPSMVFAHLTGPAFLLNRGKTPESGMVFGEIVAGRLKGGPVHVECSSETVFCWNGGDRALAGDLARALGYDRVTATAAARPREAVRTIRGCLPGEPVCVNGIVIGRATAAEVLLRDAGGEVEAVSGLDVKPHGLEKLHRTGRIDLAAAWCKSGHIRQKAPAQVTVPGKSGRVVLLDHCAHRFYDLVTPATCGVLAIGDDTTTVAGHIAGHLGIPVLGVTDGDPDGVVGGTFPPGSLVLEAIAGRDDEIGLTIAGMIPDRETDWSCWVDNVLETMGNSVRPALDLR